The Agaribacterium sp. ZY112 genome includes the window TGTGTAAGCACTGCGCTAAATACAGAAACCCCGCATAAAAACTACTCTTAGGAGTGGGTCTAAAAGCTCTTTTTATTACACTTTCATCACTACAAAAGCTACGCAACTTAAGTCAGTAGCGCATAAGTCAGTAAGTAGAACTAAACCAGCATAACTCAGTACAAGAGGGCTTTTTAACGGAGCCCTGTTGTACTGAGTTATGCGTTCTTAATCGCTTTTGCTGCTTCTTTGGTTTTTATTGCCTATGACGTTTAGAGCTTAGTGGTACATCGTACTTGCCCATAAGCCCTGCATTGCGATTTTGGCGGCGTAAATACAATCATCCTGCTCGGTTTGCATGGCTTTGATATATAGGTCTAGACCTCGATTTGCAGACTCGTGCGAGGGAAAAGGCCCAACCTCAGTGCCTTCTCGAGTACTGAAGTAAACGCCAGTATCTACTGTGAAGAAGCGCTCCGACCTGAACCATGTTTTGTCCTCTTCCCCTGAGCGTAACTGCACTTTTCTCATTGATTCACCCCTCTTAGGTATTGCGCACTTTTGTCTTTTCGTGTGAAATATATGCGCAATGTATGCTTACATATGTCCTAAGTTTAGGTGCTATACAGGGAGAGGTTAGTTTTTTTAGTTATGAAAAGGGGGGCTTTTTGTGACTAAGCCCCGCGGGATCGGCCGCTGTTTAGTACTCAGCGTCGTTGAGGTCGATACCCTCTAAGGGTAGCTCTTTGTTGTCGAGATAGCTTCGATTGTTTTGCAGTTGCAAGCGACCTTCAGAAAACCACTTAACGGCTAAAGGATAGATCACATGTTCTTGTTTGAGCGCTTTAGCTGCAAGCGTGTCGGCATTGTCATCGGCAGCGATTGAAACACGAGCTTGAAGAACCAGTGGGCCGCCATCAAGTTCTGCGGTAACAAAGTGCACGCTGACTCCGTGCTCTTTATCGCCTGCGTCTAAAGCGCGCTGATGGGTATTTAGGCCTTGGTACTTAGGTAGTAATGAGGGGTGGATGTTAAGCATTCGCCCCTCGTAGTGCTCGGTAAAGCCTGGCGTTAGGATGCGCATAAAACCCGCTAGTACGACTAGATCAGGACCTTGTGCGTCAATGATTTCCATCAGGCGAGCGTCAAAGTCTTCCCTTGTCGGAAAGGCTTTGTGGCTAATCACAAAGGCTGGGATGTTGTGATTGGCAGCCCGCTCTAAGCCTTTAACGTTATCTTTGTTAGAAATAACAGCGCAAATCTTAATCGGCAGTTCGTTGCTTTCTTGGGCGTCAATAAGGGCTTGCAAGTTTGAGCCGCTACCGCTGATCATAACGACAACACGGGTTGTAAAGCTGGACATTTAGATATTTTCCAGCTCAACAACAGGTTCGCCATCGTGAGAAGCAATGCTACCAATTTCGTAGACGGTTTCTCCGTGGGCCTCTAATATTTCGCGAGCTTTGCTTATGTGCTCTTCAGGTAAAGCGATGATCATGCCGATACCACAGTTAAGGGTGCGGTACATTTCAGTTGCATCGATATTGCCACCACGTTGTGCCCAGCGGAATATTTCTGGCATTGACCAGCTAGAACAGTCAATGATGGCTTTACTGCTCTCGGGAAGTACTCGAGGAATGTTTTCAAGTAAGCCGCCGCCAGTAATATGTGAAAGAGCACTCACAGGTACTTCTTTAAGGAGCTCGAGTATCGGTTTGACATAGATGCGGGTTGGCTCAAGTAGGGCTTCACCTAAGCTGCGCTCGCCAACTTGGTCTTCTAGGGAGGCTCCGGTGACGTCGATGATCTTTCTTAATAGTGAGTAACCGTTGCTATGTGGGCCGCTTGAGGCTAAGCCCAAGATTTTGTCACCAGCTTGAACTCGACTACCGTCCAAAATTTTGCTTTTTTCAACGATACCAACACAGAAGCCACCAAGGTCGTAGTCTTCACCATTGTACATGCCAGGCATTTCTGCGGTTTCACCACCTACGAGGGCACAGCCTGAGTATTCACAGCCTTTACCTATACCGTCGACGACTTCTACAGCTACATCTACGCTCAATTTACCCGTAGCGTAGTAATCTAAGAAGAATAAAGGCTCTGCACCGCCAACAATCAAGTCGTTTACACACATGGCAACCAAGTCGATACCGATGGTGTCGTGCTTGTTCATGTCCATTGCGAGCTTAAGTTTGGTGCCAACACCGTCGGTGCCGGCTACTAGTACAGGCTCTTCGTAGCCTTTGGGTAGAGCGAATAGTGAGCCAAAACCGCCGAGCCCAGCTAGTACTTCGGGGCGTTTGGTACGTACGGCGACGGATTTGATGCGCTCAACAAGCGCGTTACCGGCATCGATATCGACGCCAGCATCTTTGTAGGTCAAGGACTTATCAGTACTCATCGGAAAGGCTGCTCGGCTGGACTGGAAAAAATTTGTGCGCATTCTACCAACTTAGGTGCGAATGTGCGATGTGACTTTGCCGCTTCTTGCGGTCTCTATCGGCTTGAACTCTCTTAGGGGCTAGTTTTCAAGGTATTCATTTACTTGAAAGTGCTTTAAACCAAGGTTTGATCGCACTATAAAATCTTATCTAGGGCATATTGAGAGCGCATTCACAGGCCTTGGTTTAAGCCTGTGCGCACTAGCTGTTACAATGCGCCTTGTTGTTATTGCTCAATGGAAGAACGAATTGAACACCTATCGTAATCTAATTTTGTGCTTGCTTTGCTTGTTAGCCCTAACGCCATCTCTACGGGCTGCGGATTCAAGTGCTCGCTATTTTGAGCGCCAGCTCCCTGTTTCAAGCCAAGCAGTGAAGGAGCGGCAGGCCGCTGCTACTCACGCTTTAATGGATGTGTTAGTGAGAATCAGTGGTACGGAAGATGTCCGTACTAACGAACAGCTGTTGGCAAAAAGTAAGAATGCATTGAGCTACGTTGAGCAATTTAGCTACCAGCAACCCTCTATAGAAAGCGAGCAGAGCGATGCCTTTGAGCTCAAGCTCAGCTTTGCTCCGTCATCTGTGCGCGCCTTGTTAGCTGATGCGCAAATGCCTTTTTGGCCGGTCAGTCGCCCTAGTGTATTGCTGTGGTTAGTGGAAGATAGTGCCGAGTATGGCCGTCAAGTGCTTATGGCTGATGAGCCAGGCTCTGAATGGGCGCAGAGCTTAGAGTTGGCATCCTTATACCGGGGCCTGCCTTTAAGCTTTCCATTATTAGATTTTCAGGATCAAGTTGCGTTAAGTGTTGGTCAATTATGGGCTCTTGATGAGCAGGCTATTCTGACCGCTTCTGCTCGCTATGATGCCCAGCTTGTTTTGGTTGGTAAATTAACTAGGACCAGCAATGGCGCCATACTCAGTAGTTGGGAGTTTTTCCATCAAGATCACTCTCAAGTGTATGATGCGCGATCGGAAGATATTGATGCAGCTATGCGTTCGGGTATTGGCCCGGTAGCGGATTATCTTGCGTCACAATTTTCGTTAAACCTTGATACCGAAGATTATTTTAATGTGGAGATTGATGGTGTCTCATCCTATCGTGATTACCGCGCTGTCATGTCTGTATTTGAAGCCTTAGAAGCGGTATCAGAAGTTAGGGTGCAGAGCCTGGATCAGCAGCTCTTAAGATTGAGTTTGGTGTCTGAGGCAAGCCGCGAACAGTTACTTGGCACCTTGGCCATGGAGCGCTCTCTTGAAGAGCAAAGTGCTGATTTACAAGAGCCAGCTTTCGATTTTACGCCGGGCTCGACTCTCGGCTCCAATGCTATTCGTTATCACTGGCAGCCGTAATATGCAGCAGGGGACACCACGCCAGTTGAGTCTGGCCGTTGGCCTATTTGATGAGGCCTATTTCAGTAATTTTTGCTTAAGTGATGATAATCGTCA containing:
- a CDS encoding DUF6316 family protein yields the protein MRKVQLRSGEEDKTWFRSERFFTVDTGVYFSTREGTEVGPFPSHESANRGLDLYIKAMQTEQDDCIYAAKIAMQGLWASTMYH
- the purN gene encoding phosphoribosylglycinamide formyltransferase; the encoded protein is MSSFTTRVVVMISGSGSNLQALIDAQESNELPIKICAVISNKDNVKGLERAANHNIPAFVISHKAFPTREDFDARLMEIIDAQGPDLVVLAGFMRILTPGFTEHYEGRMLNIHPSLLPKYQGLNTHQRALDAGDKEHGVSVHFVTAELDGGPLVLQARVSIAADDNADTLAAKALKQEHVIYPLAVKWFSEGRLQLQNNRSYLDNKELPLEGIDLNDAEY
- the purM gene encoding phosphoribosylformylglycinamidine cyclo-ligase — encoded protein: MSTDKSLTYKDAGVDIDAGNALVERIKSVAVRTKRPEVLAGLGGFGSLFALPKGYEEPVLVAGTDGVGTKLKLAMDMNKHDTIGIDLVAMCVNDLIVGGAEPLFFLDYYATGKLSVDVAVEVVDGIGKGCEYSGCALVGGETAEMPGMYNGEDYDLGGFCVGIVEKSKILDGSRVQAGDKILGLASSGPHSNGYSLLRKIIDVTGASLEDQVGERSLGEALLEPTRIYVKPILELLKEVPVSALSHITGGGLLENIPRVLPESSKAIIDCSSWSMPEIFRWAQRGGNIDATEMYRTLNCGIGMIIALPEEHISKAREILEAHGETVYEIGSIASHDGEPVVELENI
- a CDS encoding DUF2066 domain-containing protein, which translates into the protein MRLVVIAQWKNELNTYRNLILCLLCLLALTPSLRAADSSARYFERQLPVSSQAVKERQAAATHALMDVLVRISGTEDVRTNEQLLAKSKNALSYVEQFSYQQPSIESEQSDAFELKLSFAPSSVRALLADAQMPFWPVSRPSVLLWLVEDSAEYGRQVLMADEPGSEWAQSLELASLYRGLPLSFPLLDFQDQVALSVGQLWALDEQAILTASARYDAQLVLVGKLTRTSNGAILSSWEFFHQDHSQVYDARSEDIDAAMRSGIGPVADYLASQFSLNLDTEDYFNVEIDGVSSYRDYRAVMSVFEALEAVSEVRVQSLDQQLLRLSLVSEASREQLLGTLAMERSLEEQSADLQEPAFDFTPGSTLGSNAIRYHWQP